One genomic region from Candidatus Bathyarchaeum sp. encodes:
- a CDS encoding adenosylcobinamide-GDP ribazoletransferase, translated as MVRIITVFRGLLAFLTAIPVKMGESFLDISARYMFLFPVIGAVIGVLVGTYGYLANKIMFFVFGTLNNLLFSGAHEVFFDFAAKGLAGIVTMAFLLLIIGLQHTDGLVDVGNALGIRKASLKEKMDIAHVWTVTPTGAFFALAVSFLTFLLIFLTNNDTIIPALIVAEVCAKLAMVTTAWQGTSPPEKLEDKRGKGRSFIEFIRKNNKLYAISLAISLAFSVPLFGLTGVFAVAAGMLVGAFMIVLANRVFGGVNGDIFGATNELARMFALFVVVFL; from the coding sequence ATGGTGAGAATAATAACAGTTTTCAGAGGATTACTAGCATTTCTCACTGCTATCCCCGTGAAAATGGGCGAAAGTTTTCTGGACATTTCTGCCCGTTACATGTTCTTGTTTCCAGTCATCGGAGCAGTCATCGGAGTTCTCGTTGGCACATATGGGTATCTAGCAAACAAGATCATGTTCTTTGTTTTCGGAACCCTAAACAATCTGCTGTTTTCTGGAGCCCATGAAGTCTTTTTTGATTTTGCCGCAAAAGGCCTAGCAGGAATTGTAACCATGGCTTTTCTTCTCCTTATTATCGGGCTACAGCACACAGACGGACTAGTTGACGTCGGAAACGCCCTAGGAATACGCAAAGCCAGCCTCAAAGAAAAAATGGACATCGCCCACGTATGGACAGTCACCCCCACAGGAGCCTTTTTTGCGTTGGCTGTTTCCTTTTTGACTTTCTTGCTTATTTTCCTCACAAACAATGATACAATTATTCCTGCATTAATCGTCGCTGAAGTATGCGCCAAACTGGCCATGGTAACAACTGCATGGCAAGGAACCTCTCCCCCAGAAAAACTAGAAGACAAACGAGGTAAAGGCAGAAGCTTCATCGAGTTCATAAGAAAAAACAACAAACTATACGCAATTTCGTTAGCAATCTCTCTTGCTTTTAGCGTTCCCTTGTTTGGTTTAACTGGCGTGTTTGCCGTAGCCGCAGGAATGCTAGTTGGCGCCTTTATGATAGTTTTAGCCAACCGTGTTTTCGGAGGCGTAAACGGCGACATTTTTGGAGCAACCAACGAACTCGCCCGAATGTTTGCCCTGTTTGTGGTGGTGTTTCTATAA
- a CDS encoding NTP transferase domain-containing protein — translation MQIPVMIMAGGKGTRFSSELEKPMALFMGKPLIRRVIDATKQAKKISEIYVAVTSISPKTAKEAKKAGVTVIETDGNGYHEDVQQAVQKINLLCPVLIISSDLPLVSGEFLDEIISKYEQSGKSALTVMIPEEAFRKFGLEAVSLYEHKGKMYAVSGINIIDGKRILEEQDQEVISSSRPEAVFTVNSLNDLEAVKQYVAKNKGN, via the coding sequence ATGCAGATTCCTGTAATGATTATGGCAGGGGGAAAAGGAACCCGCTTTAGCAGTGAACTGGAAAAGCCAATGGCTTTGTTTATGGGTAAACCTTTGATACGAAGAGTCATCGACGCAACCAAACAAGCAAAAAAAATCTCTGAAATTTACGTGGCTGTTACTTCTATTAGTCCAAAAACTGCTAAAGAAGCAAAAAAAGCTGGAGTAACTGTTATTGAAACTGACGGAAACGGATACCACGAAGACGTCCAACAAGCAGTTCAGAAAATAAATTTGCTTTGTCCAGTTTTGATTATTTCTTCTGACCTTCCCTTGGTTAGTGGCGAATTTTTGGATGAAATAATCTCAAAGTATGAACAATCAGGCAAATCTGCGCTAACGGTTATGATTCCAGAAGAGGCGTTTCGCAAGTTTGGTTTAGAAGCAGTTTCCCTTTATGAACATAAAGGCAAAATGTATGCGGTTTCTGGGATTAACATAATTGATGGTAAACGAATTTTGGAAGAACAAGACCAAGAAGTAATTTCTAGCAGCAGACCAGAAGCTGTTTTCACGGTTAATTCATTAAATGATTTAGAAGCTGTGAAACAGTATGTGGCAAAAAATAAAGGAAACTAA